In a genomic window of uncultured Flavobacterium sp.:
- the rpsS gene encoding 30S ribosomal protein S19 — protein sequence MARSLKKGPFVHYKLDKKVQENVESGKNSVVKTWSRASMITPDFVGQTIAVHNGRQFVPVYVTENMVGHKLGEFSPTRSFRGHAGAKNKGKK from the coding sequence ATGGCACGTTCATTAAAAAAAGGACCTTTCGTTCATTATAAGTTAGACAAGAAAGTTCAGGAAAACGTAGAAAGTGGTAAAAATAGTGTAGTAAAGACTTGGTCTAGAGCTTCTATGATTACTCCAGATTTCGTTGGACAAACTATCGCAGTTCATAACGGTCGTCAATTTGTACCAGTTTACGTAACAGAAAACATGGTAGGTCACAAATTAGGAGAATTTTCACCAACTAGATCTTTTAGAGGTCATGCTGGAGCAAAAAATAAAGGTAAAAAATAA
- the rplF gene encoding 50S ribosomal protein L6, translating to MSRIGKSPIVIAAGVTVEVKDGIVTVKGKKGQLTQEFSDITVKVEGDQILLERSSDHKDQRAKHGLYRSLINNMIIGVSEGFTKELELVGVGYRASNQGQKLDLALGYSHNIVLEIAPEVALETISEKGKNPIVKLTSFDKQLLGQVAAKIRGFRKPEPYKGKGVKFVGEVLRRKAGKSA from the coding sequence ATGTCAAGAATAGGTAAAAGCCCAATTGTAATCGCTGCTGGAGTAACTGTTGAAGTTAAAGATGGTATCGTTACGGTAAAAGGAAAAAAAGGTCAACTAACTCAGGAGTTTTCGGACATTACTGTAAAAGTTGAAGGCGATCAAATTTTATTAGAGAGATCGTCTGATCATAAAGACCAAAGAGCAAAACACGGATTATACAGATCATTAATCAATAACATGATAATTGGTGTATCTGAAGGTTTTACAAAAGAACTTGAATTAGTTGGAGTTGGTTATAGAGCTTCAAACCAAGGTCAAAAGTTAGATTTAGCTCTTGGATATTCTCACAATATTGTTTTAGAAATTGCTCCAGAAGTAGCTTTAGAAACAATATCTGAAAAAGGTAAAAACCCTATTGTAAAATTAACATCATTTGATAAACAACTTTTAGGTCAAGTTGCTGCGAAAATCAGAGGTTTCCGTAAGCCAGAGCCGTACAAAGGAAAAGGTGTTAAATTTGTGGGTGAAGTATTAAGAAGAAAAGCAGGTAAATCAGCTTAA
- the rplE gene encoding 50S ribosomal protein L5: MAYTPRLKEEYKSRVISALKEEFGYTNVMQVPKLEKIVLSRGVGAAVSDKKLIDYAVDELTKITGQKAVSTISKKDVASFKLRKGMPIGAKVTLRGERMYEFLDRLVTSALPRVRDFSGIKATGFDGRGNYNLGVLEQIIFPEIDIDKVNKISGMDITFVTTAKTDKEAKSLLAELGLPFKKN; this comes from the coding sequence ATGGCATATACACCTAGACTAAAAGAAGAATATAAGAGTAGAGTAATCTCTGCTCTTAAAGAGGAATTCGGATATACAAACGTAATGCAAGTTCCAAAACTTGAAAAAATCGTTTTGAGCCGTGGAGTTGGTGCAGCTGTATCTGATAAAAAACTTATTGACTATGCAGTTGATGAGTTAACAAAGATCACTGGACAAAAAGCAGTATCTACAATTTCAAAGAAAGACGTTGCGTCTTTCAAATTGAGAAAAGGGATGCCTATTGGAGCAAAAGTTACTTTACGTGGTGAAAGAATGTATGAGTTTTTAGATAGACTTGTTACTTCTGCTTTGCCACGCGTTAGAGATTTTAGTGGTATTAAAGCTACTGGTTTTGACGGAAGAGGTAATTACAACCTTGGAGTTTTAGAGCAAATCATTTTCCCAGAAATTGATATTGACAAAGTAAACAAAATTTCAGGGATGGATATTACATTTGTTACTACTGCAAAAACAGACAAGGAAGCAAAGTCATTATTGGCTGAATTAGGATTACCTTTTAAAAAGAATTAA
- the rplW gene encoding 50S ribosomal protein L23 — MSIIIRPIVTEKVTKESEVLNRFGFVVDKKANKVQIKKAIEAAYGVTIVSVNTMNVRPDRTTKYTKSGLISGKTNAIKKAIVQVQEGETIDFYNNI, encoded by the coding sequence ATGAGCATCATAATTAGACCTATAGTAACAGAAAAAGTAACCAAAGAAAGTGAAGTTTTAAACCGCTTCGGATTCGTTGTTGACAAAAAAGCAAACAAAGTTCAAATTAAGAAAGCTATTGAAGCTGCTTATGGAGTAACTATCGTTTCAGTTAACACGATGAACGTAAGGCCGGATAGAACTACAAAATACACTAAAAGTGGTTTGATCAGTGGAAAGACAAATGCAATTAAGAAAGCGATTGTTCAAGTACAAGAAGGAGAAACAATTGATTTTTACAACAATATCTAA
- the rplV gene encoding 50S ribosomal protein L22, with the protein MGVRKRETADARKEANKSIAFAKLNNCPTSPRKMRLVADLVRGQKVERALNILRFSSKEASRKLEKLLLSAINNWEQKNSEGNLEEAGLFVKEIRVDGGMMLKRLRPAPQGRAHRIRKRSNHVTIVLGAINNTQSNS; encoded by the coding sequence ATGGGAGTTCGTAAAAGAGAAACAGCAGATGCGAGAAAAGAGGCTAATAAGTCTATTGCTTTCGCAAAATTGAATAACTGCCCTACTTCACCTAGAAAAATGCGCTTAGTAGCGGACTTGGTAAGAGGTCAGAAGGTAGAAAGAGCACTTAACATCTTAAGATTTAGTTCTAAAGAGGCTTCAAGAAAATTAGAAAAACTATTATTATCTGCAATCAATAACTGGGAGCAAAAAAATAGTGAAGGTAATTTAGAAGAAGCTGGATTATTTGTTAAGGAGATCAGAGTAGATGGTGGAATGATGTTGAAAAGACTTCGTCCAGCTCCACAAGGTCGTGCACACAGAATAAGAAAACGTTCTAACCACGTAACAATCGTGCTTGGAGCTATCAATAACACACAAAGCAATTCTTAA
- the rplP gene encoding 50S ribosomal protein L16 has translation MLQPKRTKYRKVQKGKMKGNSQRGHELSNGMFGIKSVHEDGMFLTSRQIEAARIAATRFMKREGQLWIKIFPDKPITKKPLEVRMGKGKGAVEYWAAVVKPGRIMFEVGGVPLSVAKEALRLAAQKLPVKTKFVVARDFEA, from the coding sequence ATGTTACAGCCTAAAAGAACAAAATACCGTAAGGTACAAAAAGGTAAAATGAAAGGTAACTCTCAAAGAGGGCATGAGCTTTCTAATGGAATGTTTGGTATTAAATCTGTACATGAAGATGGAATGTTCTTAACGTCTCGTCAAATCGAAGCTGCGCGTATCGCTGCAACTCGTTTTATGAAGAGAGAAGGACAATTATGGATCAAAATATTTCCAGACAAACCAATTACTAAGAAGCCTCTTGAGGTACGTATGGGTAAAGGTAAAGGTGCCGTTGAATATTGGGCTGCCGTTGTTAAACCCGGAAGAATTATGTTTGAAGTTGGAGGAGTTCCTTTATCAGTTGCAAAAGAGGCGTTACGTCTTGCAGCTCAAAAGCTTCCAGTAAAAACTAAATTCGTCGTTGCTAGAGATTTCGAAGCATAA
- the rpmC gene encoding 50S ribosomal protein L29 — protein sequence MKQSEIKDLSAAELQEKLSQTKKIYADLKMAHAISPIENPLQIRSVRRTVARLATELTKRELQ from the coding sequence ATGAAACAATCAGAAATAAAAGATCTTTCTGCAGCGGAGTTGCAAGAAAAACTTAGTCAAACTAAGAAAATATATGCTGACCTAAAAATGGCTCACGCTATTTCTCCAATTGAGAACCCACTTCAAATTAGAAGTGTAAGAAGAACAGTTGCAAGATTGGCTACAGAGTTAACTAAAAGAGAGTTACAATAA
- the secY gene encoding preprotein translocase subunit SecY, protein MKKFIESISNVWKIEELKNRILITLGLLLVYRFGAHVTLPGIDATQLTGLAGQTKNGLGSILDMFTGGAFSKASVFALGIMPYISASIVVQLMGIAIPYLQKLQNDGESGRKKINQITRWLTIAITLVQGPTYIYNLYRTLPGSAFLLGFNSPEFLFSSVIILVTGTIFAMWLGEKITDKGIGNGISLLIMVGILARLPQAFMQEFSSRVTNNNGGPMLLVIEIIVWLLVIISCVLLTMAVRKIPVQYARRTTTGDYEQDLAGGNRQWIPLKLNASGVMPIIFAQAIMFIPAAVAGLSKSDTSQSIVGAFSNMFGFWYNFVFATLIIVFTFFYTAITVPTNKMADDLKRSGGFIPGVRPGAETSDFLDKVMSLITFPGSLFLALIAVFPAIVVSIMDVQQSWAMFFGGTSLIIMVGVAIDTIQQINSYLLNKHYDGLMKTGKNRKAVA, encoded by the coding sequence ATGAAGAAATTTATTGAATCAATAAGTAATGTTTGGAAAATCGAAGAACTGAAAAACAGAATCTTAATTACATTAGGATTGCTTTTAGTATATCGTTTTGGTGCACACGTAACGCTGCCTGGAATTGACGCAACTCAATTAACAGGTTTAGCGGGACAAACTAAAAATGGTTTAGGATCTATCCTAGACATGTTTACAGGAGGTGCTTTCTCTAAAGCTTCAGTTTTTGCTTTAGGTATTATGCCTTATATTTCTGCATCTATTGTTGTTCAGTTAATGGGAATTGCGATTCCTTATTTGCAAAAACTTCAAAACGATGGAGAGAGTGGTAGAAAAAAGATTAATCAAATCACTCGTTGGTTGACTATAGCTATTACACTGGTTCAAGGTCCAACTTATATCTATAATTTGTATAGAACATTGCCTGGAAGTGCATTCTTGTTAGGTTTTAATTCTCCTGAATTTTTGTTCTCTTCAGTTATTATCTTAGTTACAGGTACAATTTTTGCTATGTGGCTTGGAGAAAAAATTACAGATAAAGGTATTGGAAATGGAATTTCATTATTGATTATGGTTGGTATTTTGGCAAGATTACCTCAAGCATTCATGCAAGAGTTCTCTTCTAGAGTTACCAATAACAATGGTGGTCCAATGTTATTAGTTATTGAAATTATTGTGTGGTTATTGGTAATCATTTCTTGTGTATTGCTTACAATGGCAGTACGTAAAATTCCTGTTCAATACGCTCGTCGTACAACAACTGGAGATTACGAGCAAGATTTAGCTGGCGGTAACAGACAATGGATTCCTCTAAAGCTTAATGCTTCTGGAGTTATGCCAATCATTTTTGCTCAGGCAATTATGTTTATACCTGCAGCTGTAGCTGGATTGTCTAAATCAGATACATCACAATCTATCGTTGGTGCATTTAGTAATATGTTTGGTTTCTGGTATAATTTTGTATTTGCAACATTAATTATTGTATTTACATTTTTCTATACTGCAATCACTGTACCTACTAACAAAATGGCTGATGATTTAAAAAGAAGCGGTGGTTTTATTCCTGGAGTTCGTCCAGGTGCTGAAACTTCAGACTTCTTGGATAAAGTGATGTCTTTAATAACTTTCCCAGGATCTTTATTCCTTGCTTTGATTGCTGTGTTCCCAGCTATTGTTGTAAGTATTATGGATGTACAACAATCTTGGGCAATGTTTTTTGGAGGTACCTCATTAATAATTATGGTTGGAGTTGCAATAGATACTATTCAACAAATCAATTCATACTTGTTAAACAAACATTATGATGGTTTAATGAAGACTGGTAAAAATAGAAAAGCGGTAGCTTAA
- the rplN gene encoding 50S ribosomal protein L14, which translates to MVQQESRLKVADNTGAKEVLTIRVLGGTKRRYASVGDKIVVSIKDATPNGNVKKGAVSTAVVVRTKKEVRRADGSYIRFDDNACVLLNAAGEMRGTRVFGPVARELREKQFMKIVSLAPEVL; encoded by the coding sequence ATGGTACAACAGGAATCAAGACTAAAAGTAGCAGATAACACGGGAGCAAAAGAAGTTTTAACTATCCGTGTTTTAGGAGGTACCAAAAGAAGGTATGCCTCTGTTGGTGACAAGATTGTAGTATCTATTAAAGATGCAACTCCTAACGGTAACGTTAAAAAAGGAGCTGTTTCAACTGCAGTTGTTGTACGTACCAAAAAAGAAGTGAGAAGAGCTGATGGTTCTTATATCCGTTTCGATGATAATGCATGTGTTCTTTTGAATGCTGCAGGGGAAATGAGAGGGACACGTGTTTTTGGTCCGGTAGCAAGAGAACTTCGTGAAAAACAATTCATGAAAATTGTATCATTAGCACCAGAAGTGCTTTAA
- the rpmD gene encoding 50S ribosomal protein L30: MAKLLVKQVRSKINCPLSQKRGLEALGLRKMGQVVEHDSNPAILGMINKVKHLVSVEEAK, from the coding sequence ATGGCTAAATTATTAGTAAAACAAGTAAGAAGCAAAATCAACTGCCCTCTTTCTCAAAAAAGAGGTTTGGAAGCTTTAGGTCTACGTAAAATGGGACAAGTTGTAGAGCATGATTCAAATCCTGCAATCCTTGGGATGATAAACAAAGTTAAACACTTAGTTTCTGTCGAAGAAGCTAAATAA
- the rplX gene encoding 50S ribosomal protein L24 gives MIKLKIKSGDIVRVIAGDHKGAEGKVLRVYREKNKAIVEGVNMVSKHTKPSAKNPQGGIVKKEASIQISNISLIDPKTKETTRVGIRVEGDKKVRFSKKSNQVL, from the coding sequence ATGATAAAGCTAAAAATAAAATCAGGAGATATCGTAAGAGTTATTGCTGGAGACCATAAAGGTGCTGAAGGTAAAGTTTTACGTGTTTACCGTGAGAAAAATAAAGCGATAGTTGAAGGTGTAAACATGGTTTCGAAACATACAAAACCAAGTGCTAAAAACCCTCAAGGTGGTATCGTTAAGAAAGAAGCTTCTATACAAATATCTAACATTTCACTAATTGATCCTAAAACTAAGGAAACAACTAGAGTTGGTATTAGAGTAGAAGGAGATAAGAAAGTAAGATTTTCAAAAAAATCTAATCAAGTACTATAG
- the rplD gene encoding 50S ribosomal protein L4, whose translation MEVKVLDFNGKDTGRKVQLSDSVFAIEPNNHAVYLDVKQYLANQRQGTHKAKERAEVTGSTRKIKKQKGTGTARAGSIKNPLFKGGGTIFGPRPRSYSFKLNKSLKRLARKSAFSIKAKESNIIVLEDFNFETPNTKNFINVLKALGLDNKKSLFVLGESNKNVYLSSRNLKASNVVTSSELSTYAILNTNNLVLLEGSLELIEENLSK comes from the coding sequence ATGGAAGTAAAAGTATTAGATTTCAACGGAAAAGATACTGGAAGAAAAGTTCAACTTTCTGATTCAGTATTCGCAATTGAACCAAACAATCACGCTGTATACCTTGATGTAAAGCAATATCTTGCTAATCAAAGACAAGGGACTCATAAGGCTAAAGAAAGAGCTGAGGTGACAGGAAGTACACGTAAGATTAAAAAACAAAAAGGAACAGGTACTGCTCGTGCGGGAAGTATCAAAAATCCATTGTTTAAGGGTGGTGGAACAATTTTTGGACCAAGACCAAGAAGTTATTCATTTAAATTGAATAAAAGCTTGAAAAGATTGGCGAGAAAATCAGCTTTCTCAATCAAAGCAAAAGAGTCAAATATTATCGTTCTTGAGGACTTTAATTTTGAAACTCCAAACACTAAAAATTTCATTAACGTTTTGAAAGCTTTAGGGTTAGATAATAAAAAATCTCTATTTGTGTTGGGTGAGTCAAATAAAAATGTATATTTGTCGTCACGCAATTTAAAGGCTTCAAATGTCGTAACTAGCTCAGAATTAAGCACTTACGCTATTTTAAACACTAATAATTTAGTGCTTTTAGAAGGTTCTTTGGAGTTAATTGAAGAAAATTTAAGTAAATAA
- the rpsE gene encoding 30S ribosomal protein S5, which produces MMSKYKNVELVKPSGLELKDRLVSVNRVTKVTKGGRAFGFSAIVVVGDENGVVGHGLGKSKDVSEAIAKAVEDAKKNLVKIPLNGQSVPHEQKGKFGGARVFLIPASHGTGVIAGGAVRSVLESVGIHDVLSKSQGSSNPHNVVKATFDALLQMRSAHTVAKQRGVSLEKVFKG; this is translated from the coding sequence ATTATGTCTAAATACAAAAATGTAGAATTGGTAAAACCAAGTGGTCTTGAACTTAAAGATCGTCTGGTAAGTGTTAATCGTGTTACTAAGGTTACAAAGGGAGGTAGAGCTTTTGGTTTTTCTGCTATTGTAGTTGTAGGTGATGAAAATGGAGTAGTTGGTCACGGATTAGGAAAATCTAAAGACGTTTCTGAAGCAATTGCGAAAGCAGTAGAAGATGCTAAGAAAAATTTAGTAAAAATTCCTTTGAATGGACAATCTGTTCCTCACGAACAAAAAGGTAAATTTGGTGGTGCGCGTGTATTCTTAATTCCTGCTTCTCATGGTACAGGAGTTATTGCTGGTGGAGCTGTTCGTTCAGTTCTTGAATCAGTAGGTATTCACGATGTATTATCTAAATCTCAAGGATCATCAAATCCTCATAACGTAGTGAAAGCAACTTTTGATGCTTTATTACAAATGAGAAGCGCTCACACTGTTGCAAAACAAAGAGGTGTTTCTTTAGAAAAAGTTTTTAAAGGTTAA
- the rplO gene encoding 50S ribosomal protein L15 produces MNLSNLQPAEGSTHNQNKRLGRGEGSGKGGTSARGHKGAKSRSGYSKKIGFEGGQMPLQRRVPKFGFTNINRKEYEGVNLDTLQLLVDNGVITDSVSMTDFVANRLATKNEIVKILGRGELKAKLKVTAHKFTATAKAAIEAAGGEAVTI; encoded by the coding sequence ATGAATTTAAGTAACTTACAACCAGCTGAAGGGTCAACACACAATCAAAATAAAAGATTAGGTAGAGGAGAAGGTTCTGGAAAAGGTGGTACTTCTGCAAGAGGTCACAAAGGAGCAAAATCTCGTTCTGGTTATTCTAAAAAGATTGGTTTTGAAGGAGGGCAAATGCCACTTCAAAGACGTGTGCCTAAGTTTGGTTTCACAAACATCAATCGTAAAGAATACGAAGGTGTTAATTTAGATACGCTTCAATTATTAGTAGACAATGGTGTGATTACTGATTCTGTTTCTATGACAGATTTCGTAGCAAATCGTCTAGCTACCAAAAATGAAATCGTTAAGATTTTAGGTAGAGGAGAGTTGAAAGCAAAATTAAAAGTAACTGCCCACAAATTTACTGCTACTGCAAAAGCTGCTATCGAAGCTGCTGGAGGAGAAGCTGTAACTATATAA
- the rpsH gene encoding 30S ribosomal protein S8, whose translation MYTDPIADYLTRVRNAVAANHKVVEIPASNLKKEITKILFDQGYILSYKFEDNSVQGSIKIALKYDKDTKEPVIKDIQRISKPGLRKYAGAAKLPRILNGLGIAIVSTSKGLMTGKQAKQLNVGGEVICYVY comes from the coding sequence ATGTATACAGATCCTATTGCAGATTATTTGACTAGAGTTCGTAACGCTGTGGCTGCAAACCACAAAGTTGTTGAAATTCCAGCTTCTAATCTAAAAAAAGAAATAACTAAGATCTTATTTGATCAAGGTTATATCTTGAGTTACAAATTTGAGGACAACTCTGTTCAGGGTTCAATCAAAATTGCTTTGAAGTACGATAAAGATACTAAAGAGCCTGTAATTAAAGATATCCAAAGAATTAGTAAACCTGGTTTACGTAAATACGCAGGTGCTGCCAAATTACCAAGAATCCTTAACGGATTAGGAATTGCAATTGTTTCAACTTCAAAAGGTCTTATGACTGGAAAACAAGCGAAACAATTAAATGTAGGTGGTGAAGTAATTTGTTACGTATACTAA
- the rplR gene encoding 50S ribosomal protein L18, which yields MSLTKSDRRQRIRFRIRKSISGTATNPRLSVFRSNKEIYAQLIDDVNGVTLLAASSREKEIGKGTNVEIAAAVGKLVAEKALKAGIDTITFDRGGYLYHGRIKSLAEGARAAGLKF from the coding sequence ATGTCATTAACAAAATCTGATAGAAGACAGAGAATTAGATTCAGAATTAGAAAATCGATTAGTGGTACTGCTACTAACCCAAGACTATCTGTATTTAGAAGTAACAAAGAAATTTACGCTCAACTTATTGATGATGTAAATGGAGTTACTTTATTAGCTGCATCTTCAAGAGAAAAAGAAATAGGAAAAGGTACTAACGTTGAAATCGCTGCTGCTGTTGGAAAACTTGTTGCAGAGAAAGCGTTAAAAGCTGGGATTGATACCATCACTTTTGATAGAGGTGGATATTTGTATCACGGTCGTATTAAATCATTAGCAGAAGGCGCAAGAGCGGCTGGACTTAAATTCTAA
- the rpsN gene encoding 30S ribosomal protein S14, translating into MAKESMKAREVKREKTVAKYAEKRKALKEAGDFEGLQKLPKNASPVRLHNRCKLTGRPRGYIRQFGISRVTFREMANNGLIPGVKKASW; encoded by the coding sequence ATGGCTAAAGAATCAATGAAAGCCCGCGAGGTTAAGAGAGAAAAAACGGTAGCAAAGTATGCTGAGAAAAGAAAAGCTTTGAAAGAAGCTGGAGATTTTGAAGGTTTACAAAAATTACCTAAAAATGCTTCACCAGTTCGTTTACACAATCGTTGTAAATTAACAGGTAGACCAAGAGGGTATATCCGTCAGTTCGGTATTTCACGTGTAACTTTCCGTGAGATGGCTAATAATGGATTAATTCCTGGAGTTAAAAAGGCATCTTGGTAA
- the rpsC gene encoding 30S ribosomal protein S3, with product MGQKTNPIGNRLGIIRGWDSNWYGGNDYGDKLAEDHKIRKYIHARLSKASVSKVIIERTLKLVTVTITTARPGIIIGKGGQEVDKLKEELKKVTDKEVQINIFEIKRPELDAYLVATSIARQIESRISYRRAIKMAIAASMRMNAEGIKVLISGRLNGAEMARSEGFKEGRIPLSTFRADIDYALAEAHTTYGRMGIKVWIMKGEVYGKRDLSPLAGMDKKQSGTGGGKGGDSPRGDRKPFNKGGKPDARKRK from the coding sequence ATGGGACAAAAGACAAATCCAATTGGAAATAGACTTGGTATCATCAGAGGGTGGGACTCAAACTGGTATGGTGGAAATGATTACGGTGACAAACTTGCCGAAGATCACAAAATCAGAAAGTATATCCACGCTCGTTTATCAAAAGCTAGTGTATCTAAAGTAATCATCGAGAGAACTTTGAAACTTGTAACCGTTACTATCACTACTGCTAGACCTGGTATCATTATCGGAAAAGGTGGGCAAGAGGTAGACAAGTTGAAAGAGGAACTTAAGAAAGTTACTGACAAAGAGGTTCAAATCAACATCTTTGAAATCAAAAGACCTGAATTAGATGCTTATCTTGTGGCGACAAGCATCGCTCGTCAAATCGAAAGCCGTATTTCTTACAGACGTGCAATCAAAATGGCTATTGCTGCTTCTATGCGTATGAACGCTGAAGGTATCAAAGTTTTGATTTCTGGTCGTTTGAATGGTGCTGAGATGGCACGTTCAGAAGGTTTCAAAGAAGGTAGAATTCCTCTATCAACTTTCAGAGCTGACATTGATTATGCTTTGGCTGAAGCTCATACTACTTATGGTAGAATGGGTATCAAAGTATGGATCATGAAAGGTGAAGTTTATGGAAAGAGAGATCTTTCTCCACTTGCAGGAATGGATAAAAAACAATCTGGAACTGGTGGTGGTAAAGGTGGCGATTCTCCAAGAGGAGATAGAAAGCCTTTTAATAAAGGTGGAAAACCAGACGCTCGTAAAAGAAAGTAA
- the rplC gene encoding 50S ribosomal protein L3: MSGLIGKKIGMTSIFDENGKNIPCTVIEAGPCVVTQVRTKGVDGYEALQLGFDDKNEKHSTKAALGHFKKAGTVAKKKVVEFQDFATEQKLGDLIDVSIFAEGEFVDVQGVSKGKGFQGVVKRHGFGGVGQATHGQHNRLRAPGSVGASSYPSRVFKGMRMAGRMGGDNVKVQNLRVLKVVAEKNLLVIKGCVPGHKNSYVIIQK, translated from the coding sequence ATGTCTGGGTTAATTGGTAAAAAAATCGGCATGACTAGTATTTTCGACGAAAATGGGAAAAACATTCCTTGTACAGTAATCGAAGCTGGGCCGTGTGTTGTTACCCAAGTCAGAACCAAAGGTGTTGACGGGTACGAAGCGTTGCAACTTGGTTTCGATGACAAAAACGAGAAACATTCCACTAAAGCGGCTTTAGGTCACTTTAAAAAAGCTGGAACTGTTGCTAAGAAAAAAGTCGTTGAATTTCAAGATTTTGCAACTGAACAAAAATTAGGAGATCTTATTGATGTTTCTATTTTTGCTGAAGGAGAATTTGTAGATGTACAAGGTGTGTCTAAAGGTAAAGGTTTTCAAGGGGTTGTTAAACGTCACGGATTTGGTGGTGTTGGACAAGCAACTCACGGTCAACACAACCGTTTAAGAGCGCCAGGTTCTGTGGGAGCTTCTTCATATCCATCTAGAGTATTCAAAGGAATGCGTATGGCTGGAAGAATGGGAGGAGACAATGTAAAAGTTCAAAACCTTAGAGTTTTAAAAGTAGTTGCTGAAAAGAACCTACTTGTTATTAAAGGATGTGTTCCTGGACATAAAAACTCTTATGTAATCATTCAGAAGTAA
- the rplB gene encoding 50S ribosomal protein L2 → MSVRKLKPITPGQRFRVVNGYDAITTDKPERSLIAPIKNSGGRNSQGKMTMRYTGGGHKQRYRIIDFKRTKDGIPATVKSIEYDPNRTAFIALLAYADGEKTYVIAQNGLKVGQKLVSGPESQPEIGNTLPLSRIPLGTVISCIELRPGQGAVIARSAGTFAQLMARDGKYATIKMPSGETRLILLTCSATIGAVSNSDHQLVVSGKAGRTRWLGRRPRTRPVAMNPVDHPMGGGEGRSSGGHPRSRNGIPAKGYRTRSKKNPSNKYIVERRKK, encoded by the coding sequence ATGTCAGTAAGAAAATTAAAACCTATTACCCCAGGTCAGCGATTTAGAGTTGTGAATGGTTATGACGCCATTACAACTGATAAGCCGGAACGCTCTTTGATAGCGCCGATAAAAAACTCTGGAGGTAGAAATAGTCAAGGAAAGATGACCATGCGTTATACGGGTGGTGGTCACAAGCAGAGATATCGTATTATTGATTTCAAAAGAACTAAAGACGGAATTCCGGCTACTGTGAAATCAATCGAATACGATCCAAATCGTACTGCATTTATCGCTTTATTAGCTTATGCTGATGGAGAGAAAACTTATGTAATTGCTCAAAATGGATTGAAAGTTGGTCAGAAATTAGTTTCTGGTCCAGAATCTCAACCTGAAATTGGTAATACATTGCCTTTAAGCAGAATTCCTTTAGGAACTGTAATCTCTTGTATTGAGTTACGTCCAGGTCAAGGAGCGGTAATTGCTCGTTCAGCTGGTACATTTGCTCAATTAATGGCAAGAGATGGAAAATATGCTACAATTAAAATGCCATCTGGTGAAACAAGATTGATCTTGTTAACTTGTTCGGCTACAATTGGAGCTGTTTCTAATTCAGACCACCAATTAGTTGTATCAGGAAAAGCTGGTAGAACAAGATGGTTAGGAAGAAGACCTAGAACAAGACCTGTTGCAATGAACCCTGTTGATCACCCAATGGGTGGTGGAGAAGGACGTTCTTCTGGTGGACATCCACGTTCAAGAAATGGAATACCAGCAAAAGGTTATAGAACTCGTTCTAAGAAAAACCCGAGTAACAAGTATATCGTAGAACGTAGAAAGAAATAA
- the rpsQ gene encoding 30S ribosomal protein S17, whose translation MEEKRNLRKERIGVVTSNKMDKSIVIAEVRKVKHPLYGKFVLKTKKYVAHDETNDCNIGDTVRISETRPLSKTKCWRLVEILERAK comes from the coding sequence ATGGAAGAAAAAAGAAATTTAAGAAAAGAAAGAATAGGTGTTGTTACTTCAAATAAAATGGATAAGTCTATTGTTATTGCTGAAGTAAGAAAAGTAAAGCACCCATTATACGGTAAGTTCGTGTTGAAAACAAAGAAATACGTTGCACACGACGAAACAAACGACTGTAACATTGGAGATACTGTAAGAATTAGCGAAACGCGTCCTTTAAGTAAAACAAAATGTTGGAGATTAGTTGAAATCTTAGAAAGAGCTAAATAA